A genomic region of Chelmon rostratus isolate fCheRos1 chromosome 8, fCheRos1.pri, whole genome shotgun sequence contains the following coding sequences:
- the LOC121610873 gene encoding hairy/enhancer-of-split related with YRPW motif protein 1-like, translating to MKRSHNYSSSESDLDDNVEVEKDSGDENGQLDSHGSMSPSTTTQVQARKRRRGIIEKRRRDRINNSLSELRRLVPSAFEKQGSAKLEKAEILQMTVDHLKMLHASGGKGYFEAHALAKDYRSLGFRECLAETARYLSIVEGRESTDPLRIRLVSHLSNYASQREVHSGLEHLAWGSAYGTAPAHLPHPLLLQHPQGRTPASRSNSSPPSSSSASSTSSSSSSTEASGTSRLSVMPPSESLRVPTNGSLSLSLPVPTSKLSPPLLSSLSSLSAFPLSFGAFPLVSPSALGTVSPSSTLSKPYRPWGTEIGAF from the exons ATGAAGCGAAGCCACAACTACAGCTCATCGGAGAGCGACCTGGACGACAATGTTGAGGTGGAGAAGGATAGCGGCGACGAGAATGG TCAACTTGATTCCCACGGCTCGATGtcaccctccaccaccacccagGTTCAAGCCAGAAAAAGGCGCAGAGGG ATAATTGAGAAACGGAGACGTGACCGAATCAATAACAGTCTGTCAGAGTTGAGAAGATTGGTGCCAAGTGCTTTTGAGAAGCAG GGATCTGCTAAATTGGAAAAAGCAGAAATTTTACAAATGACTGTGGACCATTTGAAGATGCTTCATGCGTCTGGTGGCAAAG GTTACTTTGAGGCTCATGCTCTTGCTAAGGATTACCGCAGCCTGGGCTTCAGGGAGTGTCTGGCAGAGACGGCCCGCTACCTGAGCATCGTAGAGGGTCGGGAGAGCACGGACCCCCTCCGTATACGTTTGGTGTCCCACCTCAGCAACTACGCCTCTCAGAGGGAGGTGCACTCTGGACTGGAACACTTAGCCTGGGGCTCTGCTTATGGGACTGCCCCTGCCCATCTCCCCCACCCCCTTCTCCTGCAACACCCCCAGGGCAGGACACCTGCATCCAGAAGCAACAGTagcccaccctcctcctcctctgcttcctctacatcttcctcctcctcctccactgaggCATCTGGGACATCCAGACTCAGTGTCATGCCCCCGTCAGAGTCCCTCAGGGTACCTACCAACGGCTCGTTGTCCCTCAGTCTTCCTGTGCCAACATCCAAGCTATCACCACcgctcctctcatccctctcctcGTTGTCAGCATTCCCCCTCTCCTTCGGTGCCTTCCCTCTGGTCTCCCCATCGGCCCTCGGCACAGTGAGcccctcctccactctgtcaAAGCCTTACAGGCCGTGGGGTACGGAGATTGGGGCCTTCTGA
- the stmn2a gene encoding stathmin-2a: protein MAKTATAYKEKMKELSVLSLICSCFYPETRNKLVSEFEDMEVKPINKRASGQAFEVILKPLSPVSDISHNFPSPPKRDISLEDIEKKLEAAEDRRRYQEAQVLRALAEKREHERDVLIKAMEENSNFSKMAEEKLQMKMEQIKENRDAHLAAMIERLQEKEKRAAVVRRNKELREELTA from the exons ATGGCGAAAACAGCAACCG CATATaaagagaagatgaaggagTTGTCCGTCCTCTCCCTCATCTGCTCCTGCTTCTACCCAGAGACACGCAACAAGCTTGTGAGTGAGTTTGAAG ACATGGAGGTGAAACCTATAAACAAGAGGGCCTCTGGCCAGGCATTTGAGGTGATTCTCAAGCCTCTGTCTCCAGTGTCAGACATAAGCCACAACTTCCCCTCACCTCCCAAGAGGGACATCTCCTTGGAAGACATTGAGAAGAAACTGGAGGCTGCTGAGGATCGAAGGAGG TATCAGGAGGCCCAGGTGCTGAGGGCTTTGGCAGAAAAGCGAGAGCATGAGAGGGACGTGTTGATAAAGGCCATGGAAGAGAACAGCAACTTCAGCAAGATGGCCGAGGAGAAGCTCCAGATGAAGATGGAGCAGATCAAGGAGAACCGCGATGCCCATCTGGCAGCCATGATTGAGCGTCTACAGGAGAAG GAGAAACGTGCAGCTGTGGTGCGCAGGAACAAAGAGCTGAGGGAAGAGCTGACAGCATGA
- the upp1 gene encoding uridine phosphorylase 1 has product MDPKDGKRTESCSSPVCVNNPHLDALKDDVLYHFSLGTGTHNLPAMFGDVKFVCVGGSPWRMKSFIEYIASELSMEDPKSEYPNICAGTDRYAMYKIGPVLSVSHGMGIPSIAIMLHELIKLLHHAHCTDVTIIRIGTSGGIGLEPGTVVVTKQSVDATFLPKFEQVILGKTVVRNTDLDQSLAEELLQCSKELNQFETVIGNTMCTLDFYEGQARLDGAFCSYSEKDKQDYLNKASEAGVCNIEMESSVFAAMCKLSGLRAAVVCVTLLNRLKGDQLSSSHEVLHNYQQRPQILVGSYIKKQLRARAARS; this is encoded by the exons ATGGATCCAAAGGACGGGAAGCGAACCGAGTCATGCAGCAG CCCTGTTTGTGTGAACAACCCACACCTGGATGCACTGAAAGATGACGTCCTCTACCACTTCAGTTTAGGAACCGGAACTCACAACCTACCAGCTATGTTTGGTGATGTCAAA tttgtgtgtgtcgggggCAGTCCCTGGAGGATGAAGTCATTCATTGAGTACATTGCCTCTGAGCTCAGTATGGAAGACCCCAAATCAGAGTACCCAAATATCTGTGCTGGAACAGACCGCTATGCTATGTACAAAATTGGTCCTGTACTCTCTGTCAGT CATGGGATGGGCATCCCATCTATTGCCATAATGCTGCATGAGCTGATAAAGCTCCTCCATCATGCACATTGCACAGATGTTACAATTATACGCATTGGGACATCGGGTGGAATAG GGCTTGAGCCTGGCACTGTTGTCGTCACCAAGCAATCTGTGGATGCCACCTTCCTGCCCAAGTTTGAGCAGGTGATCCTGGGGAAGACGGTGGTGCGCAATACTGATCTGGACCAAAGCCTGGCTGAGGAGCTGTTACAGTGCAGCAAGGAGCTGAACCAGTTTGAGACAGTGATAGGCAACACCATGTGCACGCTGGATTTCTATGAAG GACAAGCCCGCTTGGATGGTGCTTTCTGCTCCTACTCTGAGAAGGATAAACAGGACTACCTCAATAAAGCCAGTGAAGCAGGAGTCTGCAATATTGAAATGGAGTCATCAGTGTTTGCTGCCATGTGCAAGCTGAGTGGCCTGCGAG CGGCTGTGGTTTGTGTGACATTACTGAATCGACTGAAGGGGGATCAGCTGAGCAGCTCCCATGAAGTCCTTCACAATTACCAACAACGTCCGCAGATACTGGTTGGCTCCTACATTAAGAAGCAGCTGAGGGCCAGGGCTGCACGTAGCTAA
- the gra gene encoding uncharacterized protein C8orf88 homolog isoform X2 translates to MEISKRRILPKHLVPARPLRRCRHVDIESSMTAATCAPTVMEEMDEETNIDIEQFCKIVNLHKQKEGRISYTRDFLIGLASCPEARKRPEFLPDHPVTLTKARDLGHLRLHEMRRDEEKKK, encoded by the exons ATGGAGATATCCAAGAGGAGAATCTTACCAAAACATCTGGTGCCTGCGAGACCCCTGCGCCGCTGCCGCCATGTTGACATTG AGTCCAGTATGACCGCTGCTACATGTGCACcgacagtgatggaggaaatggATGAAGAG ACAAATATTGACATAGAGCAGTTCTGCAAGATTGTCaacctgcacaaacagaaagaag gCAGAATATCTTACACAAGAGATTTTTTAATTGGTCTCGCAAGTTGTCCTGAGGCCAGGAAGAGGCCAGAATTCTTGCCAGACCACCCTGTCACCTTAACCAAGGCA AGAGATCTTGGGCACCTAAGACTTCATGAAATGAGGAGGgatgaggaaaagaagaaat ga
- the gra gene encoding uncharacterized protein C8orf88 homolog isoform X1, whose amino-acid sequence MQPLTLTNYTTPNTPLWKALKTSQTVVMSSSSNTALININVMRKPCALCLNLTDTRMEISKRRILPKHLVPARPLRRCRHVDIESSMTAATCAPTVMEEMDEETNIDIEQFCKIVNLHKQKEGRISYTRDFLIGLASCPEARKRPEFLPDHPVTLTKARDLGHLRLHEMRRDEEKKK is encoded by the exons ATGCAGCCGCTAACTTTGACGAACTACACTACCCCTAATACCCCACTTTGGAAAGCGCTGAAAACTAGCCAAACAGTTGTAATGTCTTCCAGCAGTAATACAGCACTAATCAATATAAATGTGATGAGAAAGCCCTGTGCACTATGTTTGAACCTTACTGACACCAGAATGGAGATATCCAAGAGGAGAATCTTACCAAAACATCTGGTGCCTGCGAGACCCCTGCGCCGCTGCCGCCATGTTGACATTG AGTCCAGTATGACCGCTGCTACATGTGCACcgacagtgatggaggaaatggATGAAGAG ACAAATATTGACATAGAGCAGTTCTGCAAGATTGTCaacctgcacaaacagaaagaag gCAGAATATCTTACACAAGAGATTTTTTAATTGGTCTCGCAAGTTGTCCTGAGGCCAGGAAGAGGCCAGAATTCTTGCCAGACCACCCTGTCACCTTAACCAAGGCA AGAGATCTTGGGCACCTAAGACTTCATGAAATGAGGAGGgatgaggaaaagaagaaat ga
- the rbm12bb gene encoding RNA binding motif protein 12Bb isoform X1 — translation MAVVIRLQGLRVTAGSEDIRKLFTGLKIPDGGVHIIGGEREEAFIIFASDEDARRAMTRSGGCIKGTPVTLLLSSKTEMQTILERSTKNIELDQKRRLEDNARRAGRSVDPEVGRRSGSRSGHTPPPQHQRASNTDDFVHVFLKGMPFSVTEAEVREFFSGLLVDEIVLFKNGHGLKNGKGLVKFATSEDAYEGLKRDRRYIGSRYVEVSTTTADDWHRATAGKASMAVNVGDNFERERSPVRNQWNPHHHTRSQSPLAQRSIAPSDEEYCVLMENLSYAVDKEDIKRLFRNAKLQDDQILHLSDSDGRKTRSTFVLFKSLRDYCEALTHEKRLFLNRWVYTRPISREKMITLLESQSLDDRPRGNTERFQERPPSYPSDAYDSEKICLFVRNLPFDVRKVEIMDFFLGFNVTEDKVFVLRDHKGAGVGKVLVLFRSEAEAMSALSLNGQRFLGSEVILKCISRSQMRQLGVEPPVVQQPIVQEPLQRQELYSGRSSEASYHPGDTDYPDCRIPRDGNISMTNAQPRIFGGSDHAPYAVGPYAPQERSNGVRSSFSPSVERFDGPTCVKLDNLPFQIRSEEIYDFCYGYRIIPGSVSLQYDQSGKPKGSATAVFESRQEALTAIEELSGRPIGQRKIQLLLV, via the coding sequence ATGGCGGTCGTCATCCGTTTACAGGGACTGAGAGTTACAGCAGGCTCTGAGGATATTCGCAAGCTCTTCACTGGCCTCAAAATTCCAGATGGAGGGGTGCATATAATTGGTGGGGAGCGAGAGGAagctttcattatttttgccTCAGATGAAGATGCAAGAAGAGCCATGACACGCTCAGGGGGTTGCATTAAGGGTACACCTGTTACATTGCTACTAAGTAGTAAAACAGAGATGCAGACCATCCTCGAAAGAAGTACAAAAAACATAGAGCTAGATCAAAAGAGGCGACTTGAGGATAATGCAAGGCGCGCTGGAAGATCTGTCGATCCTGAGGTGGGCAGGAGATCGGGTAGCAGATCGGGTCATACCCCTCCTCCCCAGCACCAGAGGGCTTCAAACACTGAtgattttgtgcatgtgtttctaaAAGGAATGCCTTTCTCTGTGACTGAAGCAGAAGTCCGTGAATTTTTCAGTGGTTTACTTGTTGATGAAATAGTGTTGTTTAAAAATGGACATGGTTTAAAGAATGGCAAAGGTCTTGTCAAATTTGCAACAAGCGAGGATGCATATGAAGGTTTGAAGAGGGATAGGAGATACATTGGGTCAAGGTATGTGGAGGTTTCTACAACAACAGCGGATGATTGGCACCGGGCTACTGCTGGTAAAGCGTCAATGGCTGTCAACGTGGGTGACAACTTTGAAAGGGAGAGATCACCTGTTCGCAATCAGTGGAATCCACATCATCATACTCGGTCACAGTCACCTTTGGCCCAGAGGTCCATTGCTCCTTCTGATGAGGAGTACTGCGTTCTGATGGAAAATTTATCTTATGCGGTGGACAAAGAAGACATTAAAAGGCTCTTTCGTAATGCAAAGCTTCAGGATGATCAGATCTTGCACTTAAGTGACAGTGATGGGAGAAAAACGAGATCCACATTTGTGCTGTTCAAGAGTCTGCGTGATTATTGTGAAGCCTTAACTCATGAAAAAAGGCTGTTTCTCAACCGATGGGTTTATACTCGCCCAATCTCAAGAGAGAAAATGATCACCCTTCTGGAATCTCAGAGCTTGGATGACAGACCTCGTGGAAACACTGAAAGGTTTCAGGAGAGGCCTCCATCGTACCCCAGTGATGCTTATGACTCTGAGaaaatctgtctgtttgtgcgGAACCTGCCATTTGATGTACGGAAAGTTGAGATCATGGACTTCTTCCTTGGGTTTAATGTCACAGAGGACAAGGTGTTCGTGTTGCGTGACCATAAAGGTGCTGGCGTTGGTAAGGTTTTGGTTCTCTTCCGGTCTGAGGCAGAGGCTATGAGTGCACTCTCTCTCAATGGACAAAGGTTTCTTGGGTCAGAAGTCATACTGAAATGCATTTCACGTTCTCAGATGCGGCAGTTGGGTGTTGAGCCACCAGTGGTGCAACAGCCTATTGTGCAAGAGCCACTGCAAAGACAGGAGCTGTACTCTGGCAGATCCAGCGAGGCATCCTATCACCCCGGTGACACTGACTATCCCGACTGTAGGATTCCTCGTGATGGTAATATATCAATGACTAATGCACAACCTCGCATCTTTGGAGGCAGTGATCATGCGCCCTATGCAGTAGGCCCTTATGCTCCACAAGAAAGAAGTAATGGCGTTCGCAGCAGCTTTAGTCCATCAGTGGAGCGTTTTGATGGCCCTACCTGTGTAAAGCTAGACAACTTGCCATTCCAAATCAGAAGCGAGGAAATCTACGACTTTTGCTATGGATATCGCATTATCCCTGGATCTGTCTCACTGCAGTATGACCAGAGTGGAAAACCTAAAGGCTCTGCAACTGCAGTATTTGAATCCCGTCAGGAAGCGCTAACAGCAATTGAGGAACTGAGTGGAAGACCAATAGgtcaaagaaaaatacagttGCTACTTGTGTGA
- the rbm12bb gene encoding RNA binding motif protein 12Bb isoform X2 produces MAVVIRLQGLRVTAGSEDIRKLFTGLKIPDGGVHIIGGEREEAFIIFASDEDARRAMTRSGGCIKGTPVTLLLSSKTEMQTILERSTKNIELDQKRRLEDNARRAGRSVDPEVGRRSGSRSGHTPPPQHQRASNTDDFVHVFLKGMPFSVTEAEVREFFSGLLVDEIVLFKNGHGLKNGKGLVKFATSEDAYEGLKRDRRYIGSRYVEVSTTTADDWHRATAGKASMAVNVGDNFERERSPVRNQWNPHHHTRSQSPLAQRSIAPSDEEYCVLMENLSYAVDKEDIKRLFRNAKLQDDQILHLSDSDGRKTRSTFVLFKSLRDYCEALTHEKRLFLNRWVYTRPISREKMITLLESQSLDDRPRGNTERFQERPPSYPSDAYDSEKICLFVRNLPFDVRKVEIMDFFLGFNVTEDKVFVLRDHKGAGVDAAVGC; encoded by the exons ATGGCGGTCGTCATCCGTTTACAGGGACTGAGAGTTACAGCAGGCTCTGAGGATATTCGCAAGCTCTTCACTGGCCTCAAAATTCCAGATGGAGGGGTGCATATAATTGGTGGGGAGCGAGAGGAagctttcattatttttgccTCAGATGAAGATGCAAGAAGAGCCATGACACGCTCAGGGGGTTGCATTAAGGGTACACCTGTTACATTGCTACTAAGTAGTAAAACAGAGATGCAGACCATCCTCGAAAGAAGTACAAAAAACATAGAGCTAGATCAAAAGAGGCGACTTGAGGATAATGCAAGGCGCGCTGGAAGATCTGTCGATCCTGAGGTGGGCAGGAGATCGGGTAGCAGATCGGGTCATACCCCTCCTCCCCAGCACCAGAGGGCTTCAAACACTGAtgattttgtgcatgtgtttctaaAAGGAATGCCTTTCTCTGTGACTGAAGCAGAAGTCCGTGAATTTTTCAGTGGTTTACTTGTTGATGAAATAGTGTTGTTTAAAAATGGACATGGTTTAAAGAATGGCAAAGGTCTTGTCAAATTTGCAACAAGCGAGGATGCATATGAAGGTTTGAAGAGGGATAGGAGATACATTGGGTCAAGGTATGTGGAGGTTTCTACAACAACAGCGGATGATTGGCACCGGGCTACTGCTGGTAAAGCGTCAATGGCTGTCAACGTGGGTGACAACTTTGAAAGGGAGAGATCACCTGTTCGCAATCAGTGGAATCCACATCATCATACTCGGTCACAGTCACCTTTGGCCCAGAGGTCCATTGCTCCTTCTGATGAGGAGTACTGCGTTCTGATGGAAAATTTATCTTATGCGGTGGACAAAGAAGACATTAAAAGGCTCTTTCGTAATGCAAAGCTTCAGGATGATCAGATCTTGCACTTAAGTGACAGTGATGGGAGAAAAACGAGATCCACATTTGTGCTGTTCAAGAGTCTGCGTGATTATTGTGAAGCCTTAACTCATGAAAAAAGGCTGTTTCTCAACCGATGGGTTTATACTCGCCCAATCTCAAGAGAGAAAATGATCACCCTTCTGGAATCTCAGAGCTTGGATGACAGACCTCGTGGAAACACTGAAAGGTTTCAGGAGAGGCCTCCATCGTACCCCAGTGATGCTTATGACTCTGAGaaaatctgtctgtttgtgcgGAACCTGCCATTTGATGTACGGAAAGTTGAGATCATGGACTTCTTCCTTGGGTTTAATGTCACAGAGGACAAGGTGTTCGTGTTGCGTGACCATAAAGGTGCTGGCGTTG ATGCGGCAGTTGGGTGTTGA